The Anomalospiza imberbis isolate Cuckoo-Finch-1a 21T00152 chromosome 2, ASM3175350v1, whole genome shotgun sequence nucleotide sequence AATCTAGTTTCTATTCAATTGTGACAGAAAAAATTGGAACTCAATTTATACAGCTGAAATTACAAAACGTTGCTTTAGAAGTAACTGTGGAGTCTGCTGAAAGATGTTGGAATAAGGTAAAGTAGCACATAGCTGATATTTCCATACTTATCTTGTCTCCTGTACAATGTGGTCCATTCTGTCATTTTTCAGTGGtaaattatttctgctttgtAGTTCAGAAATTAgtagtgagagaaaaaaaatggagctTTAAAACCTGACATCTCAGTGTGTTCCGAGAAGAGCACTAAAATGTCAACTGATTTGCCACCTATTAAGGCACAACTGCAGATTTCCATTAACACATTTATCTGCCATAGTGGAACTAGTTCAAAGTCTGCttccaaagaagaaagaaaagattcaGCATAGGTCACTGCCTAAACACAGGGATTAAATTAACTAGAACAAGAGAAATTCACAGCTTCTTCTGGAAAGCTTACTGCTCTGCCTCACGCACTTCATTCACACTCTTTGGGTCTATGGGTCTTCATGCcaattatttctttgtttcttgcTGTTTTCTCTGTTCGTTTCTGGAGGTATATTCTTGCAGAAATGATCAGCCTGTgtggaagaaattatttattttgctacAGATAGAGAgagcaaaaaatgaaagagcagTAATTAAGGAGTTGGATTTCatgcaaattttcatttgttCAATTCTTTCACATTGTAAAACTTGATTTTAGAGTTACTTAACCCTGTCCAAACATCTGCAATAAAAAATGGtgtctttaaaaattattctggtCAGTTTAAGGGAAGAAAGGACATGTCTTCCACATAGAAATTGGGCCTTCACATCTGTATTCTGATGGCTCTGAGAGGGCTCCCTGCTTTGAGTGCACGATGGTGGCAAGCTGGGCACATATTAGGGGCTGCAGTAGCTCTTTGCCTTTGTGCATCACAAATGCTTGTCATCCTCCTTGCTGCTCCATACAGTCTCACCTGGTTTCCTTGGTGCGGGTGATGGAGCTGAGCGTTGATGCAGCCCCTGTGTTGGACAAGAATACTGCACAGCTTATGGATACAAGCCTTGGAGCAGGTCAGAAACAGAACTTGCCATGACTCAATGGTCTTGTAGGTCTTTGCCAGCCTAaaggattctatgattctatttgAGTCTCCAAGCAGCAGCTGACTGGCAGATGAGCATCCTGAGAAAGCTCAGCTGGGTAGCCAGCAAGGATCCATTTCCTCTGCTAGAAGGTTTGACTCAGATTTTGGGAGAGTCACAGAAAAGCAGAGGCTGTACATGAGAAAAGAGTGTGAGGGGAGCACTTCAGCCACCTGAGAGAcaagcagggatggggagtggATTGTGTGTTATATAGGCAAAGTTAGCTTTTTTTCCCATGAGAGGGATGAGCAGCACAGGAATTATGAACCACAGTGATCAGCCTGCCCATCGCAGTTGGTTGAACATTCCTGCATGACTGAAATTGTGACCAGGATATTTTGACACCTGAATTTGCTCATAACTTACTACTTGATGTCAAGGAGAAGTATGTGCACAGAATGAAAGGAAACATGGAAGAGTTTATCTCAAAGATTGtgtgggaaaataaaaagaagagaCAATGGGCAAAGCACACATCCTAAATTTGCATGTACATCTTGAATTAGTGCTTTGAATCCAATCCTCAACTACAGGGAAAGGTGTGGTCACTTTTCCTTGGAAGTGATTAATGTCCTGAGCAATTCAGTGCTCGGCTTTGGATGTTTGTGCTGCTATATACACATGTGTACTCTGGCAATCAGCCATTGTCACTCACCCAGCAGTAAGGGTCAAAATGTTGATCAGCTCTTCCTTCCCTGTGCACTCTGCCCTGTCAGTGAGACAGAGCTCCTGGATAAAATTGATCATGTAAACAAAATTGGAATTTCAGCATTGTAGAGGAAGGGAATGAGCTGGGATGTCACATGCAGCTTTCATTCTTGCACTTCCCACTTTGCAACAATTTAGAACTTATCACTTTGTTACTTTGATAATAGTAGTTATTTTGGTGACAGAAGTCTAGGAGGAAGCCCATTATTTCATATGCATCTCTGTTAAAGGGTCTGTCCCTTGCTTCTTCAGCACCACTGTCCAGCTAGGACTATGGCCCTTGCTACATTTATTGGGGGCAAGGCTCTTAACCTGTATGAATAAAGAGAAATACCAGGAAGAAATTGGGGCATACATTGTGTTTTCAGGATGTCATCAGACAAAGTCAAAATTGCCTTTGGTTTTTTCCATATCTGTGGCACAAGCTTGTCAGACTGTTCTTGTTCCTGTGTTATTTTGGTAGATTAATTACTGATAAACAACTAAATTTTCAGAAGTCTGTCTGCCAAGGTAAGAATGAGATTTAAAAGATGCTTTTCTTCCTGATAGTCCTCCTCCAGATGAACTTTAATAGAGTATTATAAAGTGAAggtttcagcattttttttttctagaaagatTACAAGAATTGTAGGAAACCCTAGAAAGTTACCCATAGTAAATCCCTACTGCCCCTAGAATTTAGCTTAGCAATCTGCTTATTCTCTGCAAATACTTGAAACTATGCTCTGTGCAAATGCAGAGATGTCTTCAACTCAGCCCTTGTGCTGTCTCCTATTGAAAATATCCTACttattaaatacaaaaatgaaGCAACGCTAATGTAAAAATAATGAATGTTATGTCTCTTTAAAGGTTCTTTGTTTACTTTGATATTTACTCTTTCTGCACAGAAAAACATTGCCTGGGAAAACATAAATATAGCTGAAGTTATGTGAGGATGTTGCTGTTTTCTAGTgacaaattacatttttttaaggtGATACAGAATAAATCTTGTTCAAATGTTATTTACATGAATCACGTACCTGGATTTGCTTAAAAGTGAGACTAAATACAAGATTTTCAAATGCAAATCTGATATAGTACAATAAACTACTGTACTTTGTGCTGGTGTGGCTTTGCCTCAGGTGCTGTGAGCAGTTTTGGGTGCCTCAGTATTAGAAGGATATAAAGCCCTTAAAGAGTGCCCAAAGGAGAGCTATGAAGATGATGAAGGGCCTTGAGAGGAAACTGTATGAGGACCCACTCAGGTCACTTgatctgttcagcctggaggagactgagaggggacctcattTTGGTCTTCAGCATCCTCATGAGGGGAAATAAAgaggcagacactgatctcttccctctggtgaTCAGTAACAGGACCCAaggaaatggcctgaagctgtgtcaggggaggtttagacaGGGTAtgaggaaaaggttcttcccccagagggtggctgggtgctggaacaggctccccagggcagtggtcacagcaccaaacctgacagagctcaagaagcttttggacaacgctctcaggcacatggtgtgactcaAGCTGTTTTTCACAGGGTTGGGAGTTGGACTCCATTGTCCTCAATGatctcttccagctcagcatGTTGTGTGATTGTCAAATTTTCCAGTAAAATAAGGACTTTTGTTGATTTCTAATCAGTCTAGATAATGCTTGGTAGTTTTTGTTACTTTGGTATCCTTCAGTCCTTCTTGCTTAACAAAGTAAATTGTCCTACTTTTCTTCTCCAGTGATGAATTTCTGTAGTGGAAAAacttgattttgtttcttttaagaGATGGTTATATTTAGAAGCCTTCTCCTGTCCCTAACTAAACATACAGGAGTTCAGTTGTGGCTGATAAGTGAGTGTGTTAATTCCTCATCTTGTATATCTTGAATAAACTCTAGAGAGTCTTAGTAGttgaaaattataattatttttcctttttaggaAACAGACATATATCTTTCTCTGACAAAGAACTGTAAGGAGCAGACTGTCTTCTCCCATAGACCTTTACGGATTGTACTTAGGCACATGGTAGTGAAGAGTGGCTGAGTTCCTCTCATATACAGCCTCTCAAGGTTAACTTAGGGGATCAAAGAAAAATTCCAGCTACTTCTTGACACTAAACATGTGtatttgaaactttttttttaaattgaatagGTCTGATTACACAATAAAAGTGAAGTTGGTCCATTGGTATGGAATAGTCAAGGAAATACCCTTCAAACAGGTCCTGGCTATAACAGAGAGGCCTGATGGTACAGTCATTATAAagtaaagaatatttttctaaaacCTATTGGGAATCTTCAGTGTTTTGGAGAGTTTCACAGGCCATGGCAAGATGGCATCAATTCCCATGAACTGTATGTcatttgaaatttaaattagAGCAAAGGACTTCAGTGGTGCTAGGTTATCACAATGAATCCTCTCAGGCAAAAATCTCCCATCCTTCAGCAGCGTATGCATGATGTGCTGTATTCTTTTCTTGCAGCTTTGATAGTCATTACTGTACTCTGACCAGTcccatgtttttgtttttcaggccAGAAGGTGTGCTATGGTGCCTTCAAGCATTCATGTTACAAATTAGCCTATTTTCAGGACTTGTCTAGACGCGTGGGCTTCCAGGAGGCCCGCCAGGCTTGTGAAATCGATGGTGGGGCTTTACTGAGCTTGGAAAGTGAAGTTGAGCAGCAGCTAATAGAAAACATGCTGCAAAACCTCACCAAATCAGGTTCTGGGATTTCTGACGGTGACTTCTGGATTGGGCTGTGGAGAAGTGGCGATGGACTGGCCACATCGAGTGCTTGCCCTGACCTCTACCAGTGGGCTGATGGAAGTATGTCACCATTCAGGTAAATGTGTGAAACTGCTTATTGAGAAGGTCCCATAGAAAGAAATGGAGCCTGAAATGCCAAACCTTGCTTGATGGCATGAAGTTTGTACCCTTGACTTCTCCAGATGAAGGGTAGCTGGCAATCAGGGTTTTGAATCTGAAGCTGCAACAGGATGGCATTGTGTGGCTTCATCCTACAAATTTCTTTGCTCCTACACACTGAGTTTGCCTCTGCATGGCATTTGGAGGTTGTTCTGCCACACACAGAGTCTTTCAGGTGTGGTCTGAAAGCAGGCAGGTAAATGCTGCAAGGCTCTGGCCACCTCAAATCAGGGAGCCAGCCACCAAATAAATTATTGTAAGATGCTTAGCATAAATTGTTCTGTTTCTACCCTTTTTGAAAAGCCTTTAACTTCCTGATGAAGCCAAAGGCCAGAATAGCAGCAACTCACAGAACTCAAGACGAGGAGACAGATAAGAGTCTAATATGGAGGAAAGCAGGAAAGGGTGTTATTTCTGCAGAGGTGCTTTGATCAGAATTGTTTTACGATTCAGAGATGTGTGCCTTGGGCCTTTCACAGAAGGGTTGTGGGAAATGCAGGATGTCTTTGAAGAGGATGAGACTGTTTGGGTTGATATTTCTTCATTGATACAAACTCTATTTTTTGTCATCCTGATGAACCTTATCTTCAAAAACTAGAAATTGGTACACAGATGAGCCTTCCTGTGGAAGTGAAGCTTGTGTGGTGATGTATCATCAGCCAACTGCAAACCCTGGTCTGGGAGGGCCATACCTTTATCAATGGAATGATGATAGATGCAACATGAAGCACAATTTTATCTGCAAATATGCCCCAGGTAGGTAAAACTGAAGTTATATTTCACTGGTGGGACATTGTCTTGTTTGTGAGGGAATCTTCAAGTATCTTTTGGCCTGTGGTACTGGTTCCTTTGGTGTGTGCCTGAGCTGGCATTAACAGGGAATATTATATGTCAATACCAactattaaaatacatttttaatgcatttaaatAAACCTGTTTATATCTAATAAGAATGATTTCAAAATTAGCTTCACTATCATGCATTCTCAGTGGTTTTTTGATTTAATTAATTTCCTTACTTCACAAAGAGTTTTAAGTGTACATTTTCTACTTTCTATGTAGGATGACCAAGACGTCTTGGGTTCTCTTGTAGAAAATATTGCACTGTCCTTGTAGTTGCAGCCCTGCCATTTTATGCCAAATTATGtgtggtgatttttttaaaaagttaaggCTTGAAGAACGAAGTCCAGAATGGCAGGAAAAATTTCTGCATTCATGCATGTAGATTTAGATAGATGTGAAAAGCAGATGCATGCTACTTGAGATGGTGACAGAAAAAACAGATCTTGGGCAATTTGGCTGTACTTTCAGACATGACATAAGTTCTGTATATGTCAATAAAGGAAAAGTGAACTATAAACTAGAACATGGTGCAAAACCAGAAAGGATGTAAAAAGTGAACTTTCCAGTTTGAGCCTGTAAAATTTTCTATTCTTTGTGGTATTTAAAGTAaatgaaaacatgtttttcagcaggatcatgcaaatgttttcaaataacttttggtgtgtttgtttttcaaaactAAGCTAAAAGTCAGAATGCATAGGAAATTatggatttatttcatttattaacTAATAAAAACTCAAGAAGTGGCCCGTGGGAATCTCATGAGGTTTAACCAACCAAGTCCAAgctgctgcacctgggtcaggacaGCCCCAGTACCaatccaggctggggatggacagacccagagcagccctgggagaaagACCTGGGGttgctggtgggtgagaggctggacatgccCTGGCCATTGGGAGCCCACAACCCCCCGTGTGCTGGGCTGCACCCAGAgccccgtgggcagcagggcagggaggggattctgcccctctgccccgttctgctgagaccccacctgcagggctgcatccagctctgggctgccagcacaggaaggacagggagctgctggagccaggccagaggaggcaccaaggtgatcagagggatggaacagccctgctgtgatgaagggctgagagaattgggatggTTCtgactggaaaagagaaggatttGAGATTACCTACTTGatgccttccagtacctgaagggagcccacaggagagatggagagagagaCTGCTTAcgagggcctggagtgacaggacaagggcaatggcttcaaactggcagagagtaggtttagaatagatattaggaagaaattctttgctgtgagggtgatgaggccctggcacagtgCCTGATCAGTGAATCTGTAGATGCCCTGTCCCTGGGAAtgtttaaggccaggttggatgtgaCTCTGAgtagcctggtctagtggaaggtgttcctgcccatggtagggggtTGGAAAAAAGCTAttgtttaaggtcccttccaacctaaaccattctatgattctatgaaatccTACTCTTAGCAGCTGTTTGAACTATGTAATTCTGCAGTTTCCTTCTGTCTTTATGCTGATGATCAAACAACAATCACCATCTTTGTAGCGGTCTGTCTGTCTGTAGAGATCCAGGCCATTTTGTTCCTCTGGTTTTGGTGGATACATAACTTTTTAACTTTCTGGTCACTTAATGAGGATATTAATAGTAATTAATATTGCaagcaaatattaaatatttggcAGAATTGATATACCAACGTGTTTTGGCATACTGTCACCCCCTAGATCTGTTCCTGCTTTTGAAATTGTTAGTGGTTATCACTACTTTATGATGATCAGTAATCATCATAGGCCTTTCATGGAAATGTGACAATTTTATCACTTTTAGAACTGTTTGAATTCTTTTGAAATAgtgtaacaaaaatattttatgttgttAAACCCCAAACATTTTTATGTCAGAAATTGCGGGccttattaaaattaaaaagatttgGTTTCAGGTGTATTTCATCgctttaaaaggaaacaaatttaaATTAGATAATTATTCTGTACTAGTAAACTACTTACCATTCTTGTTTAAATGTGATAAAGAATTGCTTTTTCTATTGCTTTTACCATCTGAGTAAGTGTTGGGTATTTTGGATTGTCAGAAAACAAAGTGATAATAGTAAcaatgaaaatacatttatatttctttctcGAAGTAGAAGTGGGTTATTAGTTTATGATGAGGCATATAAGGCAAACAATGTGTAGGTAGATTATTGTTAGTATTGACATTGTTATGCAGCTAAATAAAGTACTACTGAATTGtagctatttatttttcaaactgTGGGAATTGTGTTCTTTAGCAAAACAGACTATTCtccagaaatgtatttttctgtcaCATGGAGGAAAGGAGTAGATGcaaaaatgtatataaatagaTATATGACATTTCTTTCACGGCCTGAAGAAAGTAACCCAATGTTTGTAGGAAAATTACATTTGTTATCTCAAACCAAGTGAGACTTACAAATGACCTTTTGTCCTCCGTCAAATCACTGTAAAGGCTCAATGTCACCTCTTACAAGTGTGAAATACATCCATTTCACCAGGAGTGCTAAAGTGCCACATGCATATTGAATTTCAGTTTGTTATCTGAGTATGTTGTTTTTCACAACTCTCCTGTCTGTATTCAATATAGGCTGTGTGATACCAGCCACAAACCAAAACAGGTTGTAGGTGACTTTGATAAAGTTGCATCTAATTGTATCATCAGCAAGTTCAGGACAGTCCTCATTAGACAGCCTTGCTCAAGCAGCAACTACACTTCTGGTagacacttttatttttccaagcCCTCCCTTGACAGCGTTTACTGTTGCAGTGTTCAGTCTGGCTTTGGATCATATCGATCATTCAGCAATCTTAAATTTAATTATAGGTTGGTAATTGCGACCACATTTAGTTCCtgtccagctcctgcaggtTTGATTATGCAATCAAATTAAAAACTCATCTCCTCTTCTGCTGTCAAGAGACAGCAGCTCAGTTCTTTGGGGTATCTTGGTGTCTTTCTTTATATAAGGCCAAATGTAGCTATTTTATACCAGAGTAAGTAGTAGGCTTTATTGCTGTTTTGATTTCTCCTAGCAGTTTGTATTTATCAAGACACTCACAACTGTAGTCTCATAGCACTGTTCAGTTAGTACAACCTTATGATAGAGAGAACTTCATATATTGTTTTAGAGCTGTGGGCACAAATGAAGTTTTGGATATGTTAGGCACTTTATTCATCACAAGAAGTTAGGGTTTAACCATTAGCCATTAAATCAGAGGCCACCAAGAATTGAAACTAGACTAAACTATAGCCTTCTTCTAAGGAGCAAAAAGTATGAACTAGAGGTGATTTGACACTAGTTTGCAAGCAGTCTTTGGTAAGAAGATGAAATGCTGAAGAATTAAGCAATTATTGTTTGGGGGAATGTATCTATTTCTGTGATactgcatgaaaaaaaatggaaacatcTGTTTTATTGCacacatttttcattcttcaaCAATCAATTTCAAATATTGATTTAACAGATAATGTCTTAGAAAAAGAATTAGGAGACAGAGCAGAGCCAGAATACGGTAAGCAATTTTGACACATTAAATTCCATTGCACTGGTAAATACATAATTATAAGGATAGAATTCAAGAGCCTCTAAAATTACTCAAGTTTAACAGGCACAGTTAAGAACtggaacaaaggaaaaatgaattCTTCAGAGAGCAACAGCTACAAATATATGGCTGTTGTTCAGAATAGCACTGCTTGTAATTATTCTTACAGATATAATTCCAATTTTGTAATAAAATCCTGTTTACATGTATATTTAATAAATcataaaaatgttcattttaccaatataaattaaaatgtagttactattaatttatttaacaaCATAATAGCcatattttttactgtttttctaAAATGTCTGATCTccttttcagatatttttccaACAGTGCCAGCAGGAAATCCTTATGACACAAGCAAACCAGAAGATCAGTATCATATTATTGCTACTGAAACAGGTAATGTGTTTATATGAATGTAGTGTTCTGCTAAAAATATTAATagtggaattaaaaaaatatttcagtttccaTTTTTGTCAATAGGAAGAAACAGTCTGTTTCCCTGGGAAGAGCCctgaaaatacatatatttgaaaaacatttcaagAGTCTTAGTCCTCTTAGTTGCTGTagaaacaaattatttccttGTCTCACCAAACTTAGAATAAACACCGCATCCATAGCTCCCCCGAGCACCCTGTGTTTTTGGAAAACCCCATGCTAGGAGGAGTTCAGTGACTTGCTGAGATTCCCAGTAGAGATGACATTTGATATTTGGGAAATGGATACCTAGTGCCCAAGTTCTTCAATGCCCCTGGCTGCTTCATTCAGCAATTTATCTTCTGAATGGAGTCCCAAGTCTCAGGAAGAGTTGTAGCCTGGCTTTGCTTCAAGGAACTGAACATGTCTAAGGAACAGCTCTGGATTTTACAGGATTACACCATGGTATTATGGAAAGCGGGTGCTTTGTTTGCCCACTGGTTGTCTGGATTTGAGCCAGCTTCCAAACGGGTGTTTCCGTTATTTGTAACTCCAGAGGAATTATTATATTGAGAAACTGTGGTTTGTAATCAATAATTCCTTTTAATACAAACTGTGCAAGGACTCTAAAATTCAAACACAACATGAATATTCACATTTATTCTTGctagggaaaatattttcaaaataggACAATAGGTAAGAAAATCTCCACAATTTGTACATTAAATGTGTACTAGTACAAAACATGGGCATATAGTTACTGGGAAACAGTACCCTTCTGGGAGTTGCAGACCCCATCCTCTAGTGCAGCTAGATGATAGTCTCATCTCGTACCATTTCCCAGTCCTTTTGTGCAGGGACCTGCAGAGGAGCTCTCCTCATTAGTCAAGGAGAGGCTTTATGTGTCTTTTaaggggaaagggaagatgAGAGCCAGGCTCATTCCTCCTGTGGTCCTGCATGGGCAGGGAGTCCACATACAAGGACAGCTGAGGCTACAGTTAAAATGGACTGTAAAAAAATTAGGCTTCATTAAAACACTTGAATTTTGGATTACAAAATTGGAAAATATCAGAATTGAAGACCTTAAGATATGTTTTGCACATAACTCAAGTGCTGCTTTATCCTTGATACTGCTGAGTTCTCTTTGGAGATCTTCCTATAAAAGGAATATATGTGTTCTTTTGTGTAAgttaatgtattcttgttatttTACTCCAGATTTTTACTCACATGGTTGAAAGCTTTTCAACATAGGAGACATTAATGAGAACTTTTGTCTTGTAGGTATAATTCCGAATTTAATTTATGTTGTAATACCCACTATACCACTGCTGCTGTTGATACTGGTGGCTTTTGGGACTTGCTGT carries:
- the CHODL gene encoding chondrolectin isoform X3, yielding MGAGGGLGLAAVLAAAVLCGPGALAGRVLSGQKVCYGAFKHSCYKLAYFQDLSRRVGFQEARQACEIDGGALLSLESEVEQQLIENMLQNLTKSGSGISDGDFWIGLWRSGDGLATSSACPDLYQWADGSMSPFRNWYTDEPSCGSEACVVMYHQPTANPGLGGPYLYQWNDDRCNMKHNFICKYAPDNVLEKELGDRAEPEYDIFPTVPAGNPYDTSKPEDQYHIIATETGIIPNLIYVVIPTIPLLLLILVAFGTCCFQMLHKRLPQHGDLSSESHNPWPTRTCLA
- the CHODL gene encoding chondrolectin isoform X1; translation: MGAGGGLGLAAVLAAAVLCGPGALAGRVLSGQKVCYGAFKHSCYKLAYFQDLSRRVGFQEARQACEIDGGALLSLESEVEQQLIENMLQNLTKSGSGISDGDFWIGLWRSGDGLATSSACPDLYQWADGSMSPFRNWYTDEPSCGSEACVVMYHQPTANPGLGGPYLYQWNDDRCNMKHNFICKYAPDNVLEKELGDRAEPEYDIFPTVPAGNPYDTSKPEDQYHIIATETGIIPNLIYVVIPTIPLLLLILVAFGTCCFQMLHKSKGRTKTSPNQSTLWISKTPRKDSSMEV
- the CHODL gene encoding chondrolectin isoform X4, translated to MGAGGGLGLAAVLAAAVLCGPGALAGRVLSGQKVCYGAFKHSCYKLAYFQDLSRRVGFQEARQACEIDGGALLSLESEVEQQLIENMLQNLTKSGSGISDGDFWIGLWRSGDGLATSSACPDLYQWADGSMSPFRNWYTDEPSCGSEACVVMYHQPTANPGLGGPYLYQWNDDRCNMKHNFICKYAPDIFPTVPAGNPYDTSKPEDQYHIIATETGIIPNLIYVVIPTIPLLLLILVAFGTCCFQMLHKSKGRTKTSPNQSTLWISKTPRKDSSMEV
- the CHODL gene encoding chondrolectin isoform X2, with the protein product MGAGGGLGLAAVLAAAVLCGPGALAGRVLSGQKVCYGAFKHSCYKLAYFQDLSRRVGFQEARQACEIDGGALLSLESEVEQQLIENMLQNLTKSGSGISDGDFWIGLWRSGDGLATSSACPDLYQWADGSMSPFRNWYTDEPSCGSEACVVMYHQPTANPGLGGPYLYQWNDDRCNMKHNFICKYAPDNVLEKELGDRAEPEYDIFPTVPAGNPYDTSKPEDQYHIIATETGIIPNLIYVVIPTIPLLLLILVAFGTCCFQMLHKREARRNCFKDPSPLSSECLAESLNSNL
- the CHODL gene encoding chondrolectin isoform X5, which codes for MGAGGGLGLAAVLAAAVLCGPGALAGRVLSGQKVCYGAFKHSCYKLAYFQDLSRRVGFQEARQACEIDGGALLSLESEVEQQLIENMLQNLTKSGSGISDGDFWIGLWRSGDGLATSSACPDLYQWADGSMSPFRNWYTDEPSCGSEACVVMYHQPTANPGLGGPYLYQWNDDRCNMKHNFICKYAPDIFPTVPAGNPYDTSKPEDQYHIIATETGIIPNLIYVVIPTIPLLLLILVAFGTCCFQMLHKREARRNCFKDPSPLSSECLAESLNSNL